A window of Aliarcobacter trophiarum LMG 25534 contains these coding sequences:
- a CDS encoding IS3 family transposase (programmed frameshift): MARREYSEEFRRDAVKQVIENGYGVVETAERLGVHYDSLRNWIKKYKSPEAEVEIKKTQDTTAEIKRLQKELKRVTEERDILKKGRSVLCKQPKLKYAFIKEYQIQYTIRRMCTVLKVHPSGYYKWLKQPISNLEIENQQILQEIKKAYRESNGIYGYRNIHKDLKASNIHVNKKRVARLMKEAKLCGIGNYKRKPKHKAGSIHKAHPNHLKQCFLTYKPNESWVSDITYIRTYEGWLYLATVIDLYSRKIIGWATGHRQSTSLIIKALKKTTHRIKNHKVILHSDQGSQYSSYEYQTFLKHHNIIPSMSRRGNCYDNAVAESFFKTLKKELVRKTIFHTRAEARDKIFEYIEMFYNSKRRHSFLDFISPNEFEKRYNDSVTQPKVLTD; the protein is encoded by the exons ATGGCAAGAAGAGAATATAGTGAAGAGTTTAGAAGAGATGCTGTAAAACAAGTTATAGAAAATGGATATGGGGTTGTTGAAACAGCTGAGAGGTTAGGTGTCCATTATGATTCTTTGAGAAACTGGATAAAAAAATACAAATCACCAGAAGCTGAAGTAGAAATAAAAAAAACTCAAGATACAACAGCTGAAATAAAAAGATTGCAAAAAGAATTAAAGAGAGTTACAGAAGAGAGGGATATTTTAAAAAAGG GCCGCAGCGTACTTTGCAAACAACCCAAATTAAAGTACGCATTTATAAAGGAGTATCAAATACAGTACACAATCAGAAGAATGTGTACTGTATTGAAAGTTCATCCTAGTGGGTATTATAAATGGTTAAAACAACCTATTTCAAATTTAGAGATTGAAAATCAACAAATTTTACAAGAGATAAAAAAAGCATATAGAGAGTCAAATGGGATATATGGATATAGAAATATTCATAAAGATTTAAAGGCTTCAAATATACATGTAAATAAGAAAAGAGTTGCAAGATTAATGAAAGAAGCAAAACTTTGTGGAATAGGAAATTATAAAAGAAAACCAAAGCATAAGGCTGGTTCAATTCATAAAGCACATCCAAATCATTTAAAACAATGTTTTTTAACATATAAACCAAATGAATCTTGGGTTAGTGATATCACATATATCAGAACTTATGAAGGATGGTTATATTTAGCTACAGTTATAGATCTTTATTCAAGAAAAATAATTGGTTGGGCAACAGGACATAGACAATCAACATCTTTAATTATTAAAGCTTTGAAAAAAACAACTCACAGAATTAAAAATCATAAAGTGATTCTTCATTCAGATCAAGGTAGCCAATATAGTTCTTATGAATACCAAACATTTTTAAAGCATCATAATATTATCCCAAGTATGAGCCGTAGAGGTAATTGTTATGATAATGCAGTAGCAGAGAGTTTTTTTAAGACATTAAAAAAAGAATTAGTTAGAAAAACTATATTTCATACAAGAGCAGAAGCTAGAGATAAAATATTTGAATATATAGAAATGTTTTATAACTCAAAAAGACGACATAGTTTTTTAGATTTTATAAGTCCAAATGAATTTGAGAAAAGATACAATGATAGTGTTACTCAACCAAAGGTGTTAACTGATTAA
- a CDS encoding zeta toxin family protein: MNKFEKIAIDYLNKNKNAFLQEYTTNINPIDEKIAIFTAGMSGVGKTELSIFFKETNPNFLHIDTDNIRDFFKPVGYDGQNSDLFQKASSRGFNELFNYSLKQGFSIILDSNLSNVDLAIQNIERLLKRDYNVDIYYIYNDPKVCFEYATRREVVTHRKVPKDVFIRSNINSYNTVLELKSIFKESINLHFIDKENDSFYKNVDDAFIINKIGEKF, from the coding sequence TTGAATAAATTTGAAAAAATTGCAATTGATTATTTAAACAAAAATAAGAATGCTTTTTTACAGGAATATACAACAAATATAAATCCTATTGATGAAAAAATTGCCATTTTTACTGCTGGTATGAGTGGGGTTGGCAAAACCGAATTAAGTATTTTCTTTAAAGAGACAAATCCAAATTTTTTACATATCGATACAGATAATATAAGAGATTTTTTTAAACCTGTTGGGTATGATGGACAAAATTCAGATTTATTCCAAAAAGCTTCAAGCCGAGGATTCAATGAACTTTTTAATTACTCTTTAAAGCAGGGCTTTTCAATAATTTTAGATTCAAATTTATCTAATGTTGATTTGGCTATTCAAAATATTGAAAGATTATTAAAAAGAGACTATAATGTTGATATATATTATATTTATAACGATCCAAAAGTTTGCTTTGAATATGCAACCAGACGAGAAGTTGTAACGCATAGGAAAGTTCCAAAGGATGTATTTATAAGAAGTAATATTAACTCTTACAATACGGTTTTGGAGTTAAAATCAATATTTAAAGAGAGTATAAATTTACATTTTATAGACAAGGAAAATGATTCTTTTTATAAAAATGTTGATGATGCTTTTATTATAAATAAAATCGGAGAAAAATTTTGA
- a CDS encoding ABC transporter permease has product MYLIIGTAIFVIIIGVITSYLSARFEYFGSKFFSICFILPLAYPAYIFGYTYVGFFEFRGLLSQLFNDTTIKLDILNMSGAIFIFSIAMFPYVFILARVSFAMISKTVVELISLHNLNPVKAFFIVFLPLSYPAIFAGTILAIMETLSDYGTVLYFGIETFSVGVFKSWFGYNDLGGAINIAIVLLVFVFFILIFEHSVRKKFRFSSSTNSNEKAPKIKLQGKYNFFAFIISFIISLFTLFIPTGVLLYWTILDINTLDFTAFEYLFNSLKLNIISSFFIISLAFFVVYFLRFFPTKISNFTHKLSMLGYSIPGAVVAVGLLLIANYLDHSLGFMFFSGSFIILIFAYTTRYFASSIGSVENGFSKINSSLDDTSKIFCKNEKESIFKIYLPLLKPYLLSGFLILYIDIAKELPATLILRPFNFDTLAVRIYELASNEMLYKTGFPSLILVLTTASAVLLLNFKTKRKQK; this is encoded by the coding sequence TTGTATTTAATAATAGGTACTGCAATATTTGTAATAATAATAGGTGTAATAACTTCTTACCTCAGTGCAAGATTTGAGTACTTTGGAAGTAAGTTTTTCTCTATTTGTTTTATCCTTCCTTTAGCTTATCCTGCATATATTTTTGGTTATACATATGTTGGTTTTTTTGAATTTCGTGGACTTTTATCACAACTTTTTAATGACACTACTATAAAACTTGATATTTTAAATATGAGTGGAGCTATTTTTATCTTTTCTATTGCGATGTTTCCATATGTTTTCATATTAGCCAGAGTATCTTTTGCTATGATTTCAAAAACTGTTGTAGAACTAATCTCTTTACATAATTTAAATCCTGTAAAAGCATTCTTTATAGTATTTCTTCCACTATCATATCCAGCAATATTTGCTGGAACAATACTCGCAATTATGGAGACTCTAAGTGATTATGGTACAGTTTTATACTTTGGTATTGAGACATTTAGTGTTGGCGTTTTCAAATCTTGGTTTGGTTATAATGATTTAGGTGGAGCTATTAATATTGCAATTGTTTTACTTGTTTTTGTATTTTTTATTCTTATATTTGAGCATAGTGTTAGAAAAAAATTCAGATTCTCAAGCTCTACAAATAGCAATGAAAAAGCACCAAAGATAAAATTGCAAGGGAAATACAACTTCTTTGCATTTATTATCTCTTTTATTATCTCTCTTTTTACACTATTTATTCCTACAGGTGTTTTACTTTATTGGACAATTTTAGATATTAACACTCTTGATTTTACAGCATTTGAATACCTATTTAATAGTTTAAAACTAAATATAATCTCTAGCTTTTTTATAATATCTTTAGCTTTCTTTGTGGTATATTTTTTAAGATTTTTTCCTACAAAGATATCAAATTTTACTCACAAACTTTCAATGTTAGGATATTCAATTCCTGGTGCTGTTGTAGCAGTTGGGCTACTTTTAATTGCAAATTACCTAGACCACAGTTTAGGTTTTATGTTTTTTAGTGGTTCATTTATAATCTTAATTTTCGCATATACTACAAGATATTTTGCATCAAGCATTGGAAGTGTTGAAAATGGTTTTAGTAAGATAAATAGCTCTTTAGATGATACTAGTAAAATATTTTGTAAAAATGAGAAAGAGTCTATTTTTAAAATATATCTTCCTCTTTTAAAGCCTTACTTGCTTAGTGGTTTTTTAATTTTATATATTGATATTGCAAAAGAGCTTCCAGCAACTTTGATTTTAAGACCATTTAACTTTGATACTCTAGCAGTACGAATTTATGAATTAGCAAGTAATGAAATGCTCTATAAAACTGGTTTTCCATCACTTATTTTAGTTCTTACAACTGCTAGTGCTGTGTTACTTCTAAATTTTAAAACAAAAAGAAAGCAAAAATGA
- a CDS encoding DNA primase family protein, which yields MSNILKNNIFDAEDEFIDNYTTENQGVKEALSNLLDELTPLNAEQWSKIFELINSNSLGGKINVKEAYVVTFSKMLLGYAIKINYMFAQDKKEFYIFNAQYWIKINSALLINFLKAAAKKVGIPQYIASSVTFINKLLKQFIQDAYFEELVLKDSTCINLQNGILNISKNGVQLEEHHPKYFLKYILNFEYIENANNDNFIKLLNTIISSAEIQKTLQQVISKILVKNFNDDKKICLYGLNKIQSTSFINIFKEVIPQDLISNYFNNENAKLEDLFIDYENISKDTKSLEKIIFVNCQITFDDENYITIIENYKFEIFNWLFEGAKEIIKTKKIYISKECEDFKDRFNFVNLFVKETNLIKTENNSKSIVTTYENILKQYELFCELHDEEPLGRGYFNRELKALGFEATRRGTGNVWFAKFA from the coding sequence ATGAGTAATATACTTAAAAACAATATATTCGATGCAGAAGATGAGTTTATTGACAACTATACTACAGAAAATCAAGGAGTAAAAGAAGCTTTATCAAATTTATTAGATGAATTAACTCCTTTAAATGCTGAGCAATGGTCAAAGATTTTTGAGTTGATAAATTCAAATTCACTCGGAGGAAAGATTAATGTTAAAGAGGCTTATGTTGTAACATTTTCAAAAATGCTACTAGGATATGCAATAAAAATTAATTATATGTTTGCTCAAGATAAAAAAGAGTTTTATATTTTTAATGCCCAATATTGGATAAAAATAAATTCAGCTTTGTTAATTAATTTTCTTAAAGCAGCAGCAAAGAAAGTAGGAATTCCACAATATATAGCTTCAAGTGTAACATTTATTAATAAATTACTCAAGCAATTTATTCAAGATGCTTATTTTGAAGAACTTGTATTAAAAGATTCTACATGTATCAACTTACAAAATGGGATTCTAAATATTAGTAAAAATGGTGTACAACTTGAAGAACATCATCCAAAGTATTTTCTTAAATATATACTTAATTTTGAATATATTGAAAATGCTAATAATGATAATTTTATAAAATTACTTAATACTATTATCTCTTCTGCTGAAATTCAAAAAACTCTACAACAAGTAATCTCAAAAATTTTAGTAAAGAATTTTAACGATGATAAAAAAATTTGTTTATATGGACTAAACAAAATTCAGTCAACTTCTTTTATCAATATATTTAAAGAAGTGATACCTCAAGATTTAATTTCAAATTATTTTAATAATGAAAATGCAAAGTTAGAAGATTTATTTATTGATTATGAAAATATATCAAAAGATACAAAATCTTTAGAAAAAATCATATTTGTAAATTGTCAAATTACATTTGATGATGAAAATTATATTACTATAATTGAAAACTATAAATTTGAAATTTTTAATTGGCTATTTGAAGGTGCTAAAGAAATTATAAAAACTAAAAAAATATATATATCAAAAGAGTGTGAAGATTTTAAAGATAGATTTAATTTTGTTAATTTGTTTGTAAAAGAAACAAATCTTATAAAAACTGAAAATAATTCAAAATCTATAGTTACTACTTATGAAAATATTCTAAAACAATATGAATTATTTTGTGAATTACATGATGAAGAACCATTAGGTAGAGGATATTTTAATAGAGAATTAAAAGCATTAGGTTTTGAAGCAACAAGAAGAGGAACAGGTAACGTTTGGTTTGCAAAATTTGCATGA
- the recA gene encoding recombinase RecA, with protein sequence MDENQKKSLELAIKQIDKAFGKGTLIRLGDKEVIPTEAISTGSLGLDLALGVGGLPKGRVIEIYGPESSGKTTLTLHAIAEAQKAGGVCAFIDAEHALDVKYAKDIGVDIDNLLVSQPDFGEQALEILETVIRSGAVDLVVVDSVAALTPKVEIDGDMDDQQVGVQARLMSKALRKITGLLSKMNCTVIFINQIRMKIGMTGYGSPETTTGGNALKFYSSVRLDIRRIATLKQGENSIGNRVKVKVVKNKVAAPFKLAEFDIMFGEGISKTGEIVDYGVKLDIIDKAGSWFSYGDTKIGQGRENAKVFLKENPSIAKELEDKILNSMGINDAIITGSDDEESSSLDD encoded by the coding sequence ATGGATGAAAATCAAAAAAAATCACTAGAATTAGCAATTAAACAAATAGATAAAGCCTTTGGGAAAGGAACATTAATTAGACTAGGTGATAAAGAGGTTATTCCTACAGAAGCTATTAGTACAGGTTCTTTGGGTCTTGATTTAGCTCTAGGAGTTGGTGGATTGCCAAAAGGAAGAGTAATAGAGATTTATGGGCCAGAAAGTTCAGGAAAAACAACTCTAACTCTTCATGCAATAGCTGAAGCTCAAAAAGCTGGTGGAGTTTGTGCATTTATAGATGCAGAACATGCACTTGATGTAAAGTATGCAAAAGATATTGGTGTTGATATAGATAATCTACTTGTTTCTCAACCAGATTTTGGAGAACAAGCTTTAGAAATACTTGAAACTGTTATTAGAAGTGGAGCTGTTGATTTAGTTGTTGTTGATAGTGTTGCTGCTCTTACTCCAAAAGTAGAGATTGATGGTGATATGGATGATCAACAAGTTGGTGTTCAAGCAAGACTTATGAGTAAAGCTTTGAGAAAAATCACTGGACTTTTAAGCAAAATGAACTGTACAGTTATTTTTATTAATCAAATAAGAATGAAAATAGGAATGACAGGATATGGAAGCCCAGAGACAACAACTGGCGGAAATGCTCTTAAATTTTATTCAAGTGTAAGACTAGATATTAGAAGAATTGCAACACTAAAACAAGGAGAAAATTCTATAGGAAATAGAGTAAAGGTAAAAGTTGTAAAAAATAAAGTTGCAGCACCATTTAAATTAGCTGAATTTGATATTATGTTTGGAGAGGGTATCTCTAAAACTGGTGAAATAGTTGATTATGGAGTAAAACTTGATATTATAGATAAAGCTGGTTCTTGGTTTAGTTATGGTGATACAAAAATTGGTCAAGGTAGAGAAAATGCAAAAGTCTTCCTAAAAGAGAACCCAAGTATTGCAAAAGAACTAGAAGATAAAATTTTAAACTCAATGGGTATAAATGATGCGATAATCACTGGAAGTGATGATGAAGAGAGCTCTTCATTAGATGATTAA
- a CDS encoding TraM recognition domain-containing protein, whose amino-acid sequence MKDKERLVYINPLLNESYSPTINLFEITDKSEQNISKVAQIILGVFKSIKIDDTFSGQMEDLLLNCIRVLLRKGGGSFSELYRFMNDKRNDDLVSYAKNSSNPLEEEYFNDYFSGETNTKNAVRRRLSTILGDPLFMNLMNGTNSLNLEKEMNTKGNIIILDVPKGEMNETYEYYIRFILEYILGLVLNRVKIRKEDRVLTHLFLDEFHNFVSLNNNIKTILTEVGKYNFFLTMAHQAISQIPYADLKDILLSMTERKIIGKNSNKTLEAMNKTLNMKLEDVEKLDKGEFYISVANNDIVKIKNTDRFLDSSEEISNEQWEEHKQYQLAKYYRPIKQNIASQPTEEEINEMIKQFKADLISKNLTETSCLYKLKTSAPERFKEIKNDFEFRTPKDNECKPRIRQQEISTIFQLAFELNELISNRKFISQLKNENVADKFNQIYSGTRSSEFTDNGKSNTENYYYL is encoded by the coding sequence GTGAAAGATAAAGAAAGACTCGTTTATATTAATCCTTTACTAAATGAATCATATTCTCCTACCATTAATCTTTTTGAAATAACTGATAAAAGTGAACAGAATATATCAAAAGTAGCTCAAATTATATTAGGTGTATTTAAAAGTATAAAAATAGATGATACATTTAGTGGTCAGATGGAAGATTTACTACTAAATTGTATCCGTGTTTTACTAAGAAAAGGTGGAGGAAGTTTTTCTGAGCTTTATAGATTTATGAATGATAAGAGAAATGACGATTTAGTTTCATATGCTAAAAATAGTTCAAATCCATTAGAAGAAGAATACTTCAATGATTATTTTTCAGGTGAAACAAATACTAAAAATGCTGTGAGAAGAAGACTTAGTACAATATTAGGTGATCCTCTATTTATGAATCTTATGAACGGTACAAATTCATTGAATTTAGAAAAGGAAATGAATACTAAAGGGAATATTATAATCTTAGATGTTCCAAAAGGTGAGATGAATGAAACTTATGAATATTACATAAGATTTATTTTGGAGTACATATTAGGACTAGTTCTTAATAGGGTGAAAATTCGTAAGGAAGATCGAGTTTTAACACATTTGTTCCTTGATGAATTTCACAACTTTGTGTCTTTAAATAATAACATTAAAACTATATTGACAGAAGTTGGTAAATATAATTTCTTTTTAACAATGGCACATCAGGCAATTTCTCAGATTCCTTATGCAGATTTGAAAGATATTCTTTTGAGTATGACAGAAAGAAAAATTATTGGTAAAAATTCTAATAAAACTCTTGAAGCGATGAATAAAACGCTCAATATGAAATTAGAAGATGTTGAAAAATTAGATAAAGGTGAATTTTATATTTCAGTAGCTAATAATGATATAGTAAAAATCAAAAATACTGATAGATTTTTAGATTCAAGTGAAGAAATATCTAATGAACAATGGGAAGAACATAAACAGTATCAATTAGCCAAATACTATAGACCTATTAAACAAAATATAGCTTCACAACCAACAGAAGAAGAAATTAATGAAATGATAAAACAATTTAAAGCTGATTTAATCTCAAAAAATTTAACTGAAACATCATGTTTATATAAACTTAAAACTTCTGCTCCAGAAAGATTTAAAGAGATTAAAAATGATTTTGAATTTAGAACACCTAAAGACAATGAATGCAAACCAAGAATTAGACAACAAGAAATTAGTACTATTTTTCAATTAGCTTTTGAATTAAATGAATTAATTTCTAACAGAAAATTTATTTCTCAACTTAAAAATGAAAATGTGGCTGACAAGTTTAATCAAATATATTCAGGTACTAGATCTTCTGAATTTACAGATAATGGAAAATCTAATACAGAGAATTATTACTATTTATAA
- a CDS encoding ABC transporter ATP-binding protein gives MKKIVEIKNLRKIFCKGDICVANSLNFDLIKGEIFTILGTSGSGKTTFLRMLAGLEKPDFGEIRIDNKLVFSKDVDIEPNKREVAIVFQNYALLPHLNIASNITFGSSASKNELKEILEKTKLKGHETKYPHELSGGQQQRVALARAIINKPKILLLDEPLSNIDTELRNILRLELKEMIREFNITALFITHDKEDAFFLSDRIAIMHGGDILQVGTSKELYNNPTSLYCANFLGKISQISENLYIRPENIKICQNGEVEAVIKEIIFYGSFYEVTVATNNQDLLLFSFDDNLKIGQKVNLNFEDKILKF, from the coding sequence ATGAAAAAGATAGTAGAGATAAAAAATTTAAGAAAAATATTTTGTAAAGGCGATATTTGTGTTGCAAATAGTTTAAACTTTGATTTAATAAAAGGTGAAATTTTTACAATTTTAGGTACAAGTGGAAGTGGGAAAACTACATTTTTACGAATGTTAGCAGGTCTTGAGAAACCTGATTTTGGTGAGATAAGAATAGATAATAAATTGGTTTTTTCAAAAGATGTAGATATTGAACCAAATAAGAGAGAAGTAGCTATTGTTTTTCAAAACTATGCTTTACTTCCACACTTAAATATTGCTTCAAATATAACTTTTGGAAGTAGTGCTAGTAAAAATGAATTAAAAGAGATTTTAGAGAAAACAAAACTAAAAGGGCATGAAACTAAATACCCACATGAATTAAGTGGAGGACAACAACAAAGAGTAGCTTTGGCAAGAGCAATTATAAACAAACCAAAAATACTTCTACTTGATGAACCTTTAAGTAATATAGATACAGAGCTACGAAATATTTTAAGGCTTGAACTCAAAGAGATGATAAGAGAGTTCAATATAACTGCGCTTTTTATCACTCATGACAAAGAAGATGCTTTCTTCCTATCTGATAGAATTGCTATTATGCATGGTGGAGATATTTTGCAAGTTGGAACTAGTAAAGAGCTTTATAATAATCCAACAAGCCTATATTGTGCAAATTTTCTTGGAAAAATCTCACAAATATCTGAAAACTTATATATAAGACCTGAAAATATCAAGATTTGTCAAAATGGTGAAGTTGAAGCAGTGATAAAAGAGATTATCTTTTATGGAAGCTTTTATGAGGTTACAGTTGCTACAAACAATCAAGACTTACTTCTTTTTAGTTTTGATGATAACTTAAAAATTGGACAAAAAGTAAATTTAAACTTTGAAGATAAAATTTTAAAGTTTTAA
- a CDS encoding site-specific integrase, whose translation MSKRIKSKKYVGVYYRDLANNDRVFEFTYKDINGVKKWVKVGLASHNINEAYANRKRIETISKIKLDGDEPDFIKKRKAVKKLILNTVAVEYFKDYETRSKPNIFKESLFKYQNKIEPYFGNKAIDEINKESIDKWLNVFKGEYKQASINSYHATFKAIINFGIKEFKELENIANPLSKISIKDPQNERERVLSTNEIKHLFDCLIHKPKAYLYVCVALGTGARPQAIITTQKKDLDIPNRTLTFPALKKGKRYPVPLIESLFQKLIEATKDLKPDDYIFHPDNPKTDTTRPITYEGMKGQIQPLLDDLFNRGFDRNDRKHRVTFYTFRHTFATHLVKNSNVNILDVKKLMSHSRLQMTERYTKVELHKGTQDALNNLYS comes from the coding sequence ATGTCAAAAAGAATCAAATCAAAAAAGTATGTAGGCGTTTATTATCGGGACTTAGCTAATAATGATAGAGTATTTGAATTTACCTATAAAGATATAAATGGAGTGAAAAAATGGGTAAAAGTTGGATTGGCTTCACATAATATTAACGAAGCATATGCAAATAGAAAGAGAATTGAGACTATTAGTAAAATAAAATTAGATGGAGATGAGCCTGATTTTATAAAGAAAAGAAAAGCAGTTAAAAAGCTTATATTAAATACTGTAGCTGTTGAGTATTTTAAAGATTATGAAACACGCTCTAAGCCAAACATATTCAAAGAGTCACTTTTTAAATATCAAAATAAAATAGAGCCATATTTTGGTAATAAAGCTATAGATGAAATAAATAAAGAGTCCATAGATAAATGGTTAAATGTTTTTAAAGGTGAATATAAACAGGCTTCTATAAATAGTTATCATGCAACATTTAAGGCTATAATTAACTTTGGTATTAAAGAGTTTAAAGAGTTAGAAAATATTGCTAATCCTCTTAGCAAAATATCTATAAAAGATCCACAAAATGAAAGAGAAAGGGTTTTATCTACAAATGAAATAAAACATCTCTTTGATTGTTTAATTCATAAGCCAAAAGCATATTTATATGTTTGTGTTGCTCTTGGTACAGGAGCTAGACCACAAGCAATAATCACCACACAAAAAAAAGATTTAGATATTCCTAATAGAACATTAACATTTCCAGCTCTTAAAAAAGGGAAAAGATATCCAGTTCCACTTATAGAGTCTTTATTTCAGAAACTAATAGAAGCAACAAAAGATTTAAAACCAGATGACTATATTTTTCATCCTGATAATCCAAAAACTGACACAACTAGACCAATTACTTATGAAGGAATGAAAGGTCAAATACAACCACTTCTTGATGATTTGTTTAATAGAGGATTTGATAGAAATGATAGAAAACATCGAGTAACATTTTATACATTTAGGCATACATTTGCAACGCATTTAGTAAAAAATTCAAATGTAAATATTTTAGATGTTAAAAAACTTATGAGTCATAGTAGACTTCAAATGACAGAAAGATACACAAAAGTTGAGCTACATAAAGGTACTCAAGATGCATTAAATAATTTATACTCATGA
- a CDS encoding Fe(3+) ABC transporter substrate-binding protein translates to MIKKLALCSLLFTNILFANGEVNVYSQRHYDSDKALFKKFEETSGIKINLITAKAEELVSRLSIEGSNSPADILITADIGNLYEAKERDLLQGINSKILEENIPAHLRDEDGNWFAITKRARLFVYNPKTIDPAKLDDYFSLTKPEFKGKVITRTSTNAYNKSLLASIIAHNGEEKSLEFVKGLVNNFARAPKGADKDQIRAVASGEADIAIVNSYYLGVMANSGDKVDEAIAKEVKVFFPAQKTTGAHINISGAAITKFAPNKENAIKLIEFLTSEQAQGELAQGNYEYPVNPKVKPAGIVASWGEFKEDTIPLNEVGKYTRKAVEIATKGNWK, encoded by the coding sequence ATGATTAAAAAATTAGCTCTTTGCTCACTACTATTTACAAATATATTATTTGCAAATGGTGAAGTAAATGTATATTCACAAAGACATTACGACTCAGATAAAGCTTTATTCAAAAAGTTTGAAGAGACATCTGGTATAAAGATAAACCTTATAACTGCAAAAGCTGAAGAGCTTGTTTCAAGGCTATCTATTGAAGGTTCAAATAGCCCAGCTGATATACTTATTACTGCTGATATTGGAAATTTATATGAGGCCAAAGAGAGAGATTTACTTCAAGGTATAAATTCAAAAATATTAGAAGAGAATATACCAGCTCACCTAAGAGATGAAGATGGAAACTGGTTTGCAATAACAAAAAGAGCTAGACTTTTTGTTTATAATCCAAAAACTATAGATCCTGCAAAATTAGATGATTATTTTTCACTTACAAAACCAGAATTTAAAGGAAAAGTAATAACTAGAACTTCTACAAATGCTTATAATAAATCGCTTCTTGCTTCTATTATTGCTCATAATGGTGAAGAGAAATCACTAGAGTTTGTAAAAGGTTTGGTAAATAACTTTGCAAGAGCTCCAAAAGGTGCAGATAAAGACCAAATAAGAGCAGTTGCTTCAGGTGAAGCTGATATTGCCATTGTTAACTCTTATTATTTAGGAGTTATGGCAAATAGTGGAGATAAAGTTGATGAAGCAATAGCAAAAGAGGTAAAAGTATTTTTCCCTGCACAAAAAACTACAGGTGCTCATATAAATATTTCAGGTGCTGCTATTACAAAATTTGCTCCAAATAAAGAGAATGCAATAAAACTAATTGAGTTTTTAACAAGTGAACAAGCACAAGGAGAGTTAGCTCAAGGAAACTACGAATATCCTGTAAATCCAAAAGTAAAACCTGCTGGAATTGTTGCTTCTTGGGGAGAATTTAAAGAGGATACTATACCTTTAAATGAAGTTGGAAAATATACAAGAAAAGCTGTTGAAATAGCAACAAAAGGAAACTGGAAATAA